Genomic window (Desulfovibrio aminophilus):
GACCGTCGAGCGGCTCGCCCAGCGGGTTCAGGACGCGGCCCATGACCGCGTCGCCGACCGGCACGGAGAAGATCTGGCCGGTGCGCTTGACCGGGTCGCCTTCCTTGAGGTCCGTGGTTTCGCCCAGGAGGGCGACGCCCACGTTGTCCTCTTCCAGGTTGAGCACCATGCCCTTGAGGCCGCCGGGGAACTCCAGCAGCTCCATGGCCATGGCGTTCTCAACGCCGTGGACGCGGGCGATACCGTCACCGACGTAGATCACGGTGCCGGTCTCGCTCATCTCCACGCGGGACTGATAGTTCTGAATCTGTCCCTCGATGATTTTGCTGATTTCTTCGGCTTTGATCTGCATGGCCCTACTCACCCCTCTTGATGGTTTCTTTCAAAATGTCGAGCTGCGCCCGCAGGCTGGCATCGAGGACCCTGTCCCCGACCTTGAGCACGATGCCGCCGAGGATGCCCTTATCCACGGCGTAATCCAGCTCAAGCTTCTTGCCCGCCTGCTGCTCCAGCTTGTTCTTGATATCGGTCCGCCGGGCCTCGGGCAGCTCCACGGCCGTGACCAGGCGGCCACGCACCACGCCGTTCACGGCGTCCAGCAGCTTTCCGAAGGCTCCCGCGATGTCGGGAAGGAAGGGCAACCTGTTCTTGTCGGCCAACAGGTCGCAGAAGTTCTTCATGGCGGGGCTCACGGCCGCCGCCTCCAGGACCTTGCCCAGGACCGCCTTCTTCTCGTCCCGGTTGAACACCGGGCTGCGGAAGAAGCGCACGGTCTCGGGCGAACCCCCCAGGACCTCAGCCAGTCGCGACAGTTCCTCGCCGTACTTCTGAAGCTCGGCCGCGCCCTGCTTCTCGCCGAAGGCGAAGAGGGCCTTGGCGTAACGGCGTGCTACAACGTTGCCGGTCAATTGAGCACCACCTTTGTTAAGTATTCATCCACGAGGCGCTCGTGGTCCTGGGCCGAGAGCTTCTCGCTCACGATCTTGGTCGCGGCCTCGACGATCAGGTCGGCCATCTGGGCGCGGACGGCCTCGACGGCGGCCTTGGATTCGTTCTCGGCGGACATCTTGGCCTGGGCCTTGATCTGCTCGGCGTCCTTCTTGGCCTTCTCGATGATCGAGGCCTTCAGGGCCTCGCCCTGAGCCCGGGCCTCGTCCAGCAGGGCCTTGCGCTCGGCGTCCAGGTTGGCGATGCTCTGCTCCACGTCCTTGAGACGCTTGGCGGC
Coding sequences:
- the atpH gene encoding ATP synthase F1 subunit delta, with amino-acid sequence MTGNVVARRYAKALFAFGEKQGAAELQKYGEELSRLAEVLGGSPETVRFFRSPVFNRDEKKAVLGKVLEAAAVSPAMKNFCDLLADKNRLPFLPDIAGAFGKLLDAVNGVVRGRLVTAVELPEARRTDIKNKLEQQAGKKLELDYAVDKGILGGIVLKVGDRVLDASLRAQLDILKETIKRGE
- the atpF gene encoding F0F1 ATP synthase subunit B, which encodes MKRFINICAAALFVLALAGLAYASGDAGEHHELPWGNYLLRVVNFAIFVGIIWYLAGKKIAAFFSGRRNQIKKDLDDLEIRQNEAAKRLKDVEQSIANLDAERKALLDEARAQGEALKASIIEKAKKDAEQIKAQAKMSAENESKAAVEAVRAQMADLIVEAATKIVSEKLSAQDHERLVDEYLTKVVLN